CTTCGTCTTCGGCACCGCACATGTGCCGGAGGCGGAAGGCGCCGGTGCCGACTTCGAGAGCGACGACCCCGCGCTCACCGATTGGTACACGGACAACGTGCAGGACGCGGACGTTGTAGAGGGCCCGGAGGAGGAGCATTCGGACAAGGTGAAAGCCGGCGCCGCCGACTAGCGCTCCTGCCGGATTGAAAGCGGAAGCGGGAACACATGGTTCCCGCTTCCGCACGGCAAGAGCCGACGCCACAGAGACAAACTAGTTCCGCAGTGCGTTGCCCTCGGCGTCCAGATAATCCCGCCAGGACCGCTTCGGCCGCCAGCCGAGCAGCTTGTGTGCCTTGGCGCTGGAAATCCCCGAGGCGTCCGGCCGGTCCAGGCCGCGCAGCTGGATCTGGTCGCCGTAGTGCTCCGACAGGATCTCTGCAAAGTTGTGGCCGCCGACGTTGTCGGGTGAGGCGATGTAGAAAACCTCGTGCCCGGGCAGGTCCGATTCGGTGGCGAGGACGATGGCGTCGGCCAGATCGTACACATCCACATAGCTCCACAAACCGGGGCTCAGCACCGAGCTGTCGCGGATCTGCGGCCCTAGGTTCAGCTCGTAATTGCCCTCGAACTGCACCCAGCTGGGCCGGATGGTGATGCACTGGATGTCGGAGCGGGCCACGGCGGCGTCCATGAGCTGTTCGCCGAAGTGCTTGGAGAGCGCGTACGGGTCCTGGGGATGCACCGGATGCTCTTCGTCCACCGGCGCGTAGTCCGGCAGGAAATCGCGTTCCGGGAAGAAGAACCCGGGCACGGTTTCGCTGGAAATGTAGACGAAGCGCTTCACCCCGAAGCGGACCGCGGCTTCCAGGATGTTGAACGTGGCCATGAGGTTGTTCTGGAAGACGACATGCGGAGGATGGCCGGTGGGTTCCGGGATGGCAGCCACGTGCACCACGGCCTCCGCACCGCGGACGACGGCGAAGGCGTCGCCCGCGTCGGTGAGATCGGCCCGCATGTACTTCGGGGTTCCAGGCAGTTTGCGTTCGAAACCCGGCTGTGAGAGGTCGGTGGTCATGACCTCGTGTCCGGCGTCCATCATGGCCTGGGTGACGGCGCGGCCTACTTTTCCGTGGGCACCGGTGATGAGGACTTTCATTCGTTCTCCTGGGGTTGCTGGGAGTGCCGAGACTACCCCTAACTTCCGTTGGCGGCTGCAGCATGCCGCTGCTGGCTCAGGCAGCCTGCCGGGTTCCCTCCACCGAGGACTTGGGCAGGCGTCCCGCGCGGGAATGACCCTGCATGGTGTCGCCCGTGACGAGAACCTCGAAGTCGAGGTTCAACCGGATTGGCTTCGTGATCGACTGGCTCCAGGTGACTGTTTCCCCGGCAGGAGAGATCGCCGTACGAAGGTTTTGCAGCGGCACTGTCTCCGCCGCTCCCGCCGCGGTCCCGGTGAGGACGCCGTCCGTATCGGTGAAAGTCATGGTGGCGTTGATGCTGCCGATGGGTGTGCGCATGGTCAGCGCCCAGGTTCCGGGAAGGGAAGTCATGGAGGATACGTCTCTCTGCAGGTGATGGTGGTGGGTAGCGGGGCTTATGCGGACGTCAGGCGACGAGAGGCTCGGGGCCCCGTTCATGCCAGACGGTTCCGCGGCGGTCATAGGAGAAGAGCTGCTCAACAGCGTGGGAAATCCGCGGACCGTAAAGCCGTTCGAGCAGATAGAGGGCCAGATCCAGGCCGGAGGTGACGCCGCCGCCGCTGACGAGGTTGCCGTCGTCGACCACCCTGGCCTCGATGACGCGCACGCCGGTGGCTTCGAGTACGGGGTTGCCGAGAGGGTGGGTCACAGCGGTCCGGCCCTCAAGCAGGCCGGCCATGGCGAGCACCAGCGATCCGCCGCAGACGGTGGCTACCAGAGTCTCCGGGGCGGCGAAGGCGCGGCTTATCAGGGCGGGCAGCGCTGTACCGCCGAGCCGGGCAATCATGACCGGGATGGTGTCGATTTCGTCCGGATCCCCGGCGATGGGTCCCGATGCCCCCGGGACAATAACGACTCCGGGTGCTTCCGGGTCCAGGGTATGGGTGGCCTTGAGCCGCAGCCCGCGGGTGCCGCTCGTCACTGCGCCCGGCTTGCCGAGCGCCACGAGCCGCACGTCCAGATCACCCCCGACCGCGTCTGATCCGGCGCAAAGCACCTCGAACGGGCCGATGACGTCGAGCGGGTCGAAGCCGTCGAAAAGGACAATCTGAGCGAGCACGGTGCTGCCTTTCGGTTGAAGGGGACTCTTCAACGTTAGAAGCGGGCCGCAGCCCGGACGAGTGGCTGATACGCCGTCATGCGCAACGATTCCGCCACCGCTACGCTTAGGATGTCAGCATGCACACCATTGCTGTTCTTGCCGTAGACGGCGTCATCGCCTTCGACCTGGCCACGCCCCTGGAAGTTTTCGGCCGGAGCGGCGGGGGAGAGCCGCTGTACGACGTGGTGGTGGCCGGCCCCCGGCGGCAGGCAGGCGCCGGCCCGATCTCCATCACTGTCCCGCATTCCCTGG
This window of the Arthrobacter sp. zg-Y919 genome carries:
- a CDS encoding DJ-1/PfpI family protein; its protein translation is MLAQIVLFDGFDPLDVIGPFEVLCAGSDAVGGDLDVRLVALGKPGAVTSGTRGLRLKATHTLDPEAPGVVIVPGASGPIAGDPDEIDTIPVMIARLGGTALPALISRAFAAPETLVATVCGGSLVLAMAGLLEGRTAVTHPLGNPVLEATGVRVIEARVVDDGNLVSGGGVTSGLDLALYLLERLYGPRISHAVEQLFSYDRRGTVWHERGPEPLVA
- a CDS encoding NAD(P)-dependent oxidoreductase translates to MKVLITGAHGKVGRAVTQAMMDAGHEVMTTDLSQPGFERKLPGTPKYMRADLTDAGDAFAVVRGAEAVVHVAAIPEPTGHPPHVVFQNNLMATFNILEAAVRFGVKRFVYISSETVPGFFFPERDFLPDYAPVDEEHPVHPQDPYALSKHFGEQLMDAAVARSDIQCITIRPSWVQFEGNYELNLGPQIRDSSVLSPGLWSYVDVYDLADAIVLATESDLPGHEVFYIASPDNVGGHNFAEILSEHYGDQIQLRGLDRPDASGISSAKAHKLLGWRPKRSWRDYLDAEGNALRN